One Gammaproteobacteria bacterium genomic window carries:
- a CDS encoding DnaJ C-terminal domain-containing protein, whose amino-acid sequence MKYKDYYAIMGVERDASAEAIKKAYRKLARKYHPDVSKEAGAEEKFKEVSEAYETLKDPEKRAAYDQLGRHRAGEDFRPPPDWGGRFGDSHFVFEDIDLADLLAGLAGGGHRAGRGGAGMPGQDYEITAHITLEEAYRGTEVPVNLTVPEYDEQGRMHREQRSFTIRVPRGATDGTRMRLAGRGGKGFKGGRDGDLYLNIVLRPHPLFRVSGHDIYLDLPLAPWEAVLGTAVRVPTPGGPVRLKVPPATRAGQHLRLGGLGLPTPDGGAGDFYANIQIVVPGAISEQERALFKSLADVSTFNPRGHFGQEKAP is encoded by the coding sequence ATGAAATACAAAGATTACTACGCCATCATGGGCGTCGAACGGGACGCAAGCGCCGAGGCAATCAAAAAGGCCTACCGCAAACTCGCGCGTAAATATCATCCGGATGTCTCCAAGGAAGCCGGCGCCGAGGAGAAATTCAAGGAGGTCTCCGAGGCCTATGAAACCCTCAAGGACCCGGAAAAGCGCGCTGCCTATGATCAACTGGGCCGCCACCGTGCGGGCGAGGACTTTCGTCCGCCGCCGGACTGGGGAGGCCGGTTTGGCGATTCGCATTTCGTTTTCGAAGACATCGACCTGGCGGATTTGCTGGCCGGACTCGCCGGCGGGGGACATCGTGCCGGCCGCGGCGGCGCCGGGATGCCGGGGCAGGACTATGAAATCACCGCGCACATCACGCTGGAGGAGGCCTACCGCGGCACCGAGGTGCCGGTGAACCTGACGGTGCCGGAGTATGACGAGCAGGGGCGCATGCACCGCGAACAGCGTTCATTCACGATCCGCGTTCCCAGGGGCGCGACGGACGGGACGCGCATGCGGCTTGCGGGCAGGGGCGGCAAGGGTTTCAAGGGTGGGCGCGACGGCGACTTGTATCTCAACATCGTGCTGCGCCCGCATCCCCTGTTTCGCGTCAGCGGCCACGATATTTATCTGGATCTGCCGCTGGCGCCATGGGAGGCGGTGCTGGGAACGGCCGTGCGGGTTCCCACGCCCGGCGGTCCGGTGCGCCTCAAGGTGCCGCCGGCAACGCGCGCCGGCCAGCACTTGCGGCTCGGCGGACTGGGACTGCCCACCCCCGACGGGGGCGCGGGCGATTTCTACGCCAACATACAAATCGTGGTGCCGGGCGCGATCAGCGAGCAGGAACGCGCGTTGTTCAAATCACTTGCCGACGTTTCCACTTTCAATCCCCGCGGGCATTTTGGACAGGAGAAGGCGCCTTGA
- a CDS encoding YeeE/YedE family protein — protein sequence MMIDWNHFTPWSSLAGGMLIGLAAGMLILVNGRIAGISGIVGGLIHPRAGDTAWRVLFVAGLLLAPWAHRLLLAAATPQINAGGFTLVIAGLLVGFGSRLGSGCTSGHGVCGLARLSPRSFAATATFTITGMATVFVTRHLFG from the coding sequence ATGATGATTGACTGGAATCACTTTACTCCATGGTCATCGCTGGCCGGCGGGATGCTGATTGGTCTGGCGGCGGGCATGCTGATTCTTGTCAATGGCAGGATTGCAGGCATCAGCGGCATCGTCGGCGGATTGATTCATCCGCGGGCGGGCGACACCGCCTGGCGTGTCCTGTTTGTCGCGGGATTGCTGCTCGCCCCGTGGGCGCATCGGCTGCTCCTGGCCGCGGCGACTCCGCAAATAAATGCGGGCGGATTCACCCTGGTCATCGCCGGGCTGCTGGTCGGTTTCGGCAGCCGGCTGGGTTCGGGCTGCACCAGCGGCCACGGCGTTTGCGGCCTCGCGCGATTGTCGCCCCGGTCATTCGCCGCCACCGCGACATTCACGATCACAGGCATGGCCACGGTGTTCGTCACCAGACACCTGTTTGGATAA
- a CDS encoding DUF6691 family protein yields MELCVAFLTALVFGVGLVVSGMTDPTKVIGFLDPAGRWDPSLAFVMAGAILTSFFAFRLSNHHNVSLIGAKMRLSTAGKIDRRLIWGSFLFGVGWGLAGFCPGPALVSLGRLQGKALIFVLAMLAGMHLYEVLNARRAGR; encoded by the coding sequence ATGGAACTGTGCGTCGCGTTTTTGACCGCGCTCGTTTTCGGCGTGGGCCTGGTGGTGTCGGGCATGACCGATCCCACCAAAGTCATCGGCTTTCTCGATCCGGCCGGACGCTGGGATCCTTCGCTGGCCTTCGTCATGGCCGGGGCGATTCTGACGTCGTTTTTTGCCTTTCGCCTGTCGAACCATCACAACGTGAGCTTGATCGGCGCGAAGATGAGGTTGAGCACCGCCGGAAAAATCGATCGGCGTTTGATCTGGGGAAGCTTTCTATTCGGCGTGGGATGGGGGTTGGCCGGGTTCTGTCCCGGCCCGGCCCTGGTGTCGCTGGGCCGGCTTCAGGGCAAGGCGCTGATTTTCGTCCTGGCGATGCTGGCGGGCATGCATCTTTACGAAGTCTTGAACGCCAGACGCGCGGGGCGCTGA
- a CDS encoding ATP-binding cassette domain-containing protein, producing the protein MNRRQKKDPSIPPAGGNTEIRVENLYKAFGEHTVLQGINLDIHRGDILAIIGGSGCGKTVLLNHILGLLAPDRGRVLVTDHDAPGEPLCDLAKISPEGVDRIHRRWGMVFQRNALFSGSVLDNIALWLREIREMPEEDIRRIARQSLKAVGLPSDDEFLASSQEALSGGMAKRLAVARAVSMSPTIMFYDEPTTGLDPTSSSQIHDLIYKTHEARDADGRHRTTVIITHDKDLLKRLRPRTVMLHEGKIYFDGPFEQFEQRADSAIIRPYFRLMPTLHQRNPDQTPPLPVA; encoded by the coding sequence ATGAACCGCCGTCAAAAGAAGGACCCCAGCATACCGCCCGCCGGCGGCAATACCGAAATCCGCGTTGAAAATCTGTACAAGGCATTCGGCGAGCACACGGTGCTGCAGGGAATAAACCTCGACATCCACCGCGGCGACATTCTCGCCATCATCGGTGGATCGGGATGCGGCAAGACGGTGTTGCTCAATCATATCCTCGGCCTGCTGGCGCCGGATCGGGGCCGCGTCCTGGTAACGGATCACGACGCGCCGGGCGAACCGCTTTGCGATCTGGCGAAGATCTCGCCGGAGGGCGTCGATCGCATCCACCGTCGGTGGGGCATGGTCTTTCAGCGCAATGCGCTTTTTTCCGGATCGGTGCTGGACAACATCGCCCTCTGGTTGCGCGAGATCCGTGAAATGCCGGAGGAGGACATCCGCCGGATCGCACGGCAATCGCTGAAGGCGGTGGGGTTGCCCAGTGACGACGAGTTCCTGGCGAGCAGTCAGGAAGCGCTTTCCGGCGGCATGGCCAAGCGCCTCGCGGTGGCGCGGGCGGTGTCGATGAGCCCCACGATCATGTTTTACGACGAACCCACCACCGGACTCGATCCCACCAGTTCGAGCCAGATCCACGACCTCATCTATAAAACGCATGAGGCACGGGACGCGGACGGCAGACACCGCACGACGGTGATCATCACTCACGACAAGGACTTGCTGAAGCGCCTGCGGCCGCGCACGGTGATGCTGCACGAAGGCAAAATCTATTTTGACGGACCGTTCGAACAATTCGAACAGCGGGCCGACTCGGCCATCATCCGGCCTTATTTCCGGCTGATGCCGACATTGCACCAGCGCAACCCCGATCAGACGCCTCCCCTCCCGGTGGCGTGA